DNA from Bradyrhizobium japonicum USDA 6:
CATGGTGTTCAAGCCGTCGGCGATCCTGAAGCAGCGGATCAACACCCAGCATCGCGGCAATGGCGACGCCAGCAAGGCTCAACCCGAGGCGTAACCGCCTGCGCGAAGGATTTGGCATTTGGACAAGGCGCCGGATGCGTTCCGAACCATCAGCGAAGTAGCGCAGGAACTCGACATTCCGCAGCACGTGCTGCGGTTCTGGGAGACCCGATTCTCCCAGATCAAGCCGATGAAGCGCAGCGGCGGCCGCCGCTACTACCGCCCCGACGACGTCGACCTGCTCAAGGGCATCCGCCGCCTGCTCTACGGGGAGGGCTACACCATCCGCGGGGTGCAGCGGATCCTCAAGGAGCACGGCGTCAAGTCGGTGCAGGGCCTCGCCGACGGCGCGGCCGCGGTCTCGTTCGGGGCCATCGAGGACGCCATCGGCCAGAGCCTGATGGAGCCGGACGACGACGAGGCGCTCATCAAGGGCGTCACGGATGCCGATGAAGACGACTACCAGGGCGACGAGGAGGAAGGCATCGACTTCCGCTTCACGGAGGTCGACGACGAGGACATCCTCACCACCTTCCGCAAGGGCGGCACTCCCGCCGCACCTGCCGGGCCCAGCGCCATCGACCGGGAGCGGCTCGGACGGGTGCTCGCCGACCTCGTGGCGTGCCGGGAGATGCTGGATCAGGCGCTGAAGGACGGCTAGGGGCGCTTTCGCGAGCTTGGCCGGCAGTTCCGGGGCTGTGGGCACGGACGCCAAAATGCTGCGACCTCGCCTTGCGCAAAGCGGCGATCCTAGCTAATGGAACGACGTTCGGAGCGTGGCGCAGCCCGGTTAGCGCACTAGTCTGGGAGACTAGGGGTCGGAGGTTCAAATCCTCTCGCTCCGACCATTTTTTCCAACTCATCGGTGGATTGACCGTCGGCGTGGAGCCTGCTCCCGCGGTGTGTCGCATGCGCGACGACCGGTAGCGGGCGGATGCTTCTGGGGCGGAAAATTAAAATGTCGAAAACAACCCCATGCACAGTAGCGAAGTCATTGGCGAATTATGTTTTTCCGAATCGATTTGACGCGTCGGGCAAAACAGGAGCATGATGTCACCATGCCAGCCTGTGAGACGGGGGAATATTCACGACAGCTGCTTCAATGCATTGCGTCGCAGGGATCTGGGAGGCGCGACGTCCTGAGCGGAGCTGTCTTCTCCCCGCGCTATGATGTGTAACCTGTCCTGACGGCAAGCAAGCAGCGTCCGCGCCGCGCGAGTTTCACGGTAGCCGACCTCCCGGTTGCGAAGGTGCTCGGCCTGGTGCTTCCAACTTTTGTCCTGAGCGTCGGGGGACGCCAAAAGAAACCATTGAACTAGATCAGACAGCGCGACTTACCGAATGTCCTGGTGTTGGGCCGTTGGTTCCTGAAGTTCAACGACGACTAGCGCTGGCGTGAATTCCCTTTGGGACACGATGCCCCGATGGACACAATCTGCTCTCGGAGTCGTTGCGCGCGTCGCATGGTCGGTGGGTGCGCCTAATGACCGTCAATGGCTTCGCAGGCATGATCCAACCGGACGACCACCTGTGGACGCGAGATCGGGGTTGCTAGGGTGGTGGTAGTCCGCCGCCCTTGGCGAGGTCGCGGACAGGTTTAAACGGTTTGGTAAGAATGGAGTATTGATATTGGGACGGGCCTGGGGACTCACGGGGTCCCTTAGATGGAGCGTTCAGCGCGATCCAAACGAAAAGTGAGTCGAAAGCGCTGGGTTGTTTGTTACGGTAATTTCTCTATTGAATGTCGAGACGAAGATGGCGCGAAGAATTTGGCAGCCAAGCTGCATAAGCGCCGATACCGTGTCACAGCCCGGACAGCCGATGGCGTCTCACCTTCGTGGCGAGTAGAGCCAGACGAAATCGACGAGTGGATATCTTCACCCACGCGCCCTAGTCGCTCGCCGCGGGTTCGGCCTACGAAGAATCGATGATTTGCGAAACACTCGACTTGGATAGCGGCTTCAGCACGTTGGTTTCGCCCGGGTCTAGTTCAACTTCGGACACACTCTAGCCCCGATTTGGCTGCTGGAATGCTGGCTCTCGCGACTCATCTGGAGTTGCAGCCAACTTGGGTCGAGATTGGTTCCGCAGGAGGAACGAGCGCTCCTGCAGTTATCCAGCGATCGGTCTTGCGTGTGATCCATCGCAAGGCCTGTCAAGGCCCCAGTCTTCCCCATTGGCTGGGGCCTTCCTTTTGCGCCAGATCACAAAAATATTGGCATCGCGGTGTCTGAGGAACGACTCTCCAAGGGAGAGATTGAAAAATCGGTCTGTGGCGAATCTGGACCTCCTCAAGGTCTCGCCATCCACCCGGAACGGCCCCACCGTCCGACGCGCGTTTGGCGATGGGCCGGTTTTCGTAGGTATTCACTCAACTCCCGCCGGCTCACAAAGTCGGCGGGGTTTTTGAGCTAGCCGTCTTGGCATCGGACTCCGAAGTCGTCGCAGGTGCGAGCGAAGGCATCTGTAGCATTTGCGTC
Protein-coding regions in this window:
- a CDS encoding MerR family transcriptional regulator; translation: MDKAPDAFRTISEVAQELDIPQHVLRFWETRFSQIKPMKRSGGRRYYRPDDVDLLKGIRRLLYGEGYTIRGVQRILKEHGVKSVQGLADGAAAVSFGAIEDAIGQSLMEPDDDEALIKGVTDADEDDYQGDEEEGIDFRFTEVDDEDILTTFRKGGTPAAPAGPSAIDRERLGRVLADLVACREMLDQALKDG